The Pagrus major chromosome 17, Pma_NU_1.0 genome includes a region encoding these proteins:
- the tmem74 gene encoding transmembrane protein 74: MASPELLHADEGGKQPDHPDVLDRVSSALHIRKSGGSTGGALPGEGCCNPARGCHDRCHSAAPRTGKLGPLGEEKVRVCCDEELETSFTYIDENVNLRLASPDNSCKSTHRPVRNGEPCSETFPELSFMSEDDLSFGEGSGSSVDYGFISAVTFLVTGISLVIISYAVPRDVVVDRDSVSAREMERLEMESARIGAHLDRCVIAGLCLLTLGGVVLSTLLMISMWKGEMYRRKVIAYSKRSAKQYGSISLKTRSSPSHSSAHLSLEEEIEETLT; the protein is encoded by the coding sequence ATGGCTTCTCCGGAGCTGCTTCACGCGGACGAGGGAGGCAAACAGCCCGATCATCCCGACGTCCTTGACCGGGTTTCCAGCGCGCTGCACATCCGCAAGTCGGGCGGATCAACAGGAGGAGCGCTCCCGGGGGAGGGCTGCTGTAACCCGGCCCGCGGCTGCCACGACCGGTGTCATTCAGCAGCACCAAGGACGGGTAAACTCGGTCCCCTCGGCGAGGAGAAAGTCCGGGTTTGTTGCGACGAGGAATTAGAGACTTCTTTCACATATATTGATGAGAATGTTAACCTGCGTCTGGCCAGCCCGGATAATAGTTGTAAAAGTACTCACAGACCCGTGCGCAACGGCGAGCCTTGCTCCGAGACTTTCCCGGAGCTTTCCTTCATGTCCGAGGATGATCTGTCCTTCGGGGAGGGCTCCGGGAGCTCTGTAGACTACGGCTTTATCAGTGCAGTCACGTTCTTAGTGACCGGGATCTCCTTGGTGATCATCTCCTACGCCGTGCCTCGGGATGTGGTGGTGGACCGTGACAGCGTGTCGgcgagggagatggagaggctggagatggagagcgCCCGCATAGGTGCCCACCTGGACCGGTGCGTCATAGCGGGACTGTGCCTGCTCACGCTGGGCGGCGTGGTGCTCTCCACGCTGCTCATGATCTCCATGTGGAAGGGGGAGATGTACAGGAGGAAGGTCATCGCTTATTCCAAGCGCTCGGCCAAACAGTACGGCTCCATCAGCCTGAAAACTAGATCCAGTCCCAGCCACTCCTCTGCGCACTTGTCCCTGGAGGAGGAAATAGAGGAAACTTTGACTTAA